Below is a window of Rhizobium jaguaris DNA.
GGCGGCTTTCGGGATCATGCCCTAGCTCGAAGGACGAAGGCATGAGAGCGCTCGCTATTGCCGCGACAGGCATGGACGCCCAGCAGACCAATCTCGAAGTGATCGCGAACAACATCGCGAACATCAATACCACGGGCTACAAGCGTTCCCGCGCCGAATTCTCGGACCTTCTGTACCAGACCGAACGCGCCAAGGGCATCGCCAACCGTCCGAACCAGGCCGTGGTGCCGGAAGGTGCCAATATCGGTCTCGGCGTGCAGACGACGGCGGTGCGCAACATCCAGATCCAGGGCGAGCTGTCGCAGACGCAGAACGATCTCGACGTCGCGCTGGTCGGCCGGGGCTGGTTCCAGATCCAGATGCCGGACGGCACGACGGCCTATACCCGCGCCGGCTCGTTCAACAGAAGCGATACCGGCCAGGTGGTCACGGCTGACGGCAATGTGTTGCAGCCGGGGATCACGATCCCGAGCAACGCCAGCAACATCGTCATCAACGAATCCGGTCAGGTTTCGGCAACGATCGGCACAGCGACCACCCCGACCGTTCTCGGTCAGTTGCAGATCGCCAACTTCGTCAACGAAGCCGGTTTGCAACCGATGGGAAGCAACCTCTTCACCCAGACGCCGGCCTCCGGCGATCCCGTCGTCTCCGATCCCAATACGAACGGCTACGCCTACATGAAGCAAGGCTATCTGGAATCGTCGAACGTCGATCCGGTCAAGGAAATCACCGACCTGATCAGCGCGCAGCGTGCCTATGAGATGAATTCCAAGGTCATCACCACCGCCGACGACATGGCGCAGATCGTCAGTAAAGATCTGAAGTAACGAGAGGACGGGCCGAACATGAGGTTTCGCCGGATGAAAAGCTTAGCAATGGCCTGGCTCGCCGCAGCGAGCCTCTCCGTCATGTTCGTGTCGGCCGTTCCCGCCGGTGCAACGGGTGCCGACGCGACCAGCCTGGGCACGGCCGTCGTGCCGACCGAGACGATCTATCCGGGCGATATCATCAGCAGCGGACAACTCGAGGAGGTTGAAGTCACCAACCCCAATCTGACCGGCGATTATGCCAAGCGGCTTCACGAGGTCACAGGGTTGGTCTCCAAACGAACGCTTCTGCCTGGCCGAACGATCTCGGTTTCTGCCCTGCGCGAACCCTATGCGGTGACGCGCGGCTCCAATGTCCGCCTGGTCATGAACATGGGCAGCATGACGATTACCGCGGCCGGGACGCCGCTGGATGATGGCGCAGTCGGCGACAGCGTGCGCGCCCGCAATCTGGACTCCGGCATCATCGTCAACGGCACTGTTCTCGAAAACGGCACCATCCGCGTGGTTGCAAAATGAGAAGACTTCGTCATTTTCTCGCGGTCTTGCTGGCATTGCCCAGCCTGGCCGTCGGCAATCCAGCGCTGGCGATGCAATCGCGCATCAAGGACATCGCCTCATTGCAGGCCGGCCGCGACAACCAGTTGATCGGTTACGGCTTGATCGTCGGCCTTCAGGGGACCGGCGATGGTCTGCGTTCCTCGCCATTTACCGAACAGTCCATGCGCGCGATGCTGCAGAATCTCGGCATTTCGACGCAGGGCGGCCAGTCCGCCGCCAAGAACACCGCCGCCGTCATGGTGACAACCAACCTGCCGCCCTTCGCAAGCCCGGGCAGCCGCATCGACGTCACGGTTAGTTCGCTTGGCGACGCGACATCGTTGCGTGGCGGCACGCTGATCATGACCTCGCTCAGTGGCGCCGACGGGCAGATCTATGCCGTGGCGCAGGGATCGGTCATCGTTTCCGGTTTCCAGGCGCAAGGGGCGGCCGCCAGCGTTACCGAAGGTACCACCACCGCCGGCCGCGTGCCGGGCGGCGCCATCATCGAGCGTGAGCTGCCCTCGCGTTTCAAGGATTCCGTCAATCTTGTCCTGCAGTTGCGCAATCCGGACTTTTCCACCTCGATCCGCATCGCCGATACCGTCAATGCCTGGGCGACCTCGCATTTCGGCGCTCCGATCGCCGAAGCCAAGGATTCGCAGGAGGTTGCGATCGAAAAGCCGAAGATGGCGGACCTGACACGGCTGATGGCGGATATCGAAAATCTCGACGTTCAGACCGATACGCCGGCGAAGGTCGTCATCAACGAACGCACCGGAACGATCGTCATTGGCGCCGACGTCCGTGTCTCGCCGGTCGCCGTCAGCTACGGAACTCTCACGGTGCAGGTCAGCGAGAACCCACAGGTGATCCAGCCGGAACCTTTCTCGAACGGGCAGACCGCCATTCAGGACCAGACGGATATTACGGCAACCAAGAGCGGTGGCCGAGTCGCCGTGCTCGAAGGTCCTGACCTGAAAACGCTGGTCTCCGGGCTGAACAATATCGGCGTCAAACCCGACGGCATCATCGCAATCCTGCAAGGCATCAAATCGGCCGGCGCGCTGCAAGCGGAGCTCGTTCTGCAATGACATCGATCGTTATCGCCAAAAAAATGCTGACGTCCTGCCGTGTTGCGGCAGTTCCCGCCATGATCGCATTGCTGCTGTCGGCCTATGCCGCGGCGGCGCAGGAAGCGCCGAAGCCGGTCGCCGATCCGGCGTCCAGCCAGGACGAGATCAAACAGTTCTGCACCAACATCGCCGATCCGGCCCGCGACCAGCGCTATCTGCTGCAGAAGCAGGAGCTTGAGAAACTGCAGGCCGACGTTGACCAGCGCATCGCCACGATGGACAAGCGCAAGGCGGAATACGAAGACTGGCTGAAGCGGCGCGACGACTTCTTGAAGACCGCCGATTCCGGCCTGGTCGACATCTACAAAAACATGAAGCCCGATGCGGCGGCGGCGAGCCTTGACCAGGTGAAAGTCACAGTGGCCGCCGCGATCATCATGAAACTCTCGCCGCGCCAGTCGAGTCTTATTCTGGCGGAGATGGATGCGCAGAAGGCGGCTGTTGTCACCAACATCATCTCCAGCGCGTCCGATCCGAATACATCGAAGTCGAAGGACCCCTCATGAACATGCGTCTTACGGCCACGTGCGCAGTCGTCGTTTTCCTGGCCGGCTGTCAGTCGCAGGCTCTTAACGAAATCGGCAGAGCGCCTGCCATGAGCCCGATCGGCAGCGGCCTGCAATATGCGCAGACGCCACAGATGCTGCAATATCCGAAACGTCCGCACCAGGTTGCGCAGGGTTACTCGCTCTGGAACGATTCGCAGGCGGCCCTTTTCAAGGATGCGCGCGCCCTCAATGTCGGCGATATCCTGACCGTCAATATCTCGATCAACGACAAGGCGAATTGGGATAACGAGACCAATCGCAGTCGCACGAACAAGAGCGACATGAACTGGAACATTACCGCCAAGATCTTTGGTTGGCAGCCGAGCACCAATGCCAACGCGACCTCGGGCTCCGACACCAGCACCGACGGCAAGGGCAAGATGCAGCGTTCCGAGCAGATCACGCTGCTCGTTGCCGCGGTCGTCACCGGTGTTCTAGAAAACGGCAACCTGATGATCAGCGGTTCGCAGGAAGTGCGGATGAACCAGGAGATTCGTATCCTGAACGTCGCCGGCATCGTCCGGCCGCAGGACGTCACCTCGGACAATACGATCTCCTACGACAAGATCGCCGAAGCGCGCATCTCCTATGGCGGCCGCGGCCGTCTGACGGAAGTACAGCAGCCGCCGCGCGGTCAGCAGGCGGTCGACCTGCTGTCGCCGCTCTGACAGCCGGACAGTACGTGGCATTTCGTTAACGGACGGATAGAGACATGGCAGCAGCCGCAGACGCACCGGCAAAAGGCAAGGGATCGCCATTGGTCATGATGATCCTCGGGCTAGTCATCTTGACGATCCTTGGCGGCGGTGGCGGCTGGTTCCTAGGCACCATGGTCGCGCCGAAGATCAAGACGGCTGCCGCCGCGGTACAGACGGCTCCGCAGGCCCCAACCGGTCAAAAACAGGCCACGGCAGCCGCGGAGGCGAACGGCATCGTTCAGCTCGATCCAATCACCACTAATCTTGCCTATCCTTCGCAAAACTGGATCAGGCTGGAAATCGCGCTGATGTTCAAAGGCCCGCCGGACCAGCAGCTCGCGGAGGCCATCCATCAGGATATTCTCGCCTATGTCCGCACCGTCTCGCTGCAGCAGATCGAAGGTCCGCGCGGCTTTCAATATCTTCGGGATGACATTCAGGAACGTGTTGACCTCCGCTCAGAAGGACGGGTATCGAAAGTTATGTTCAGAACTTTCGTGATCGAATGATTCGATTATTACTTGCTTTACTTATATTAGTGTTTGCTGCGTTTTCGCCTGAGCTGGCGATGGCGCAGCAATTGCCGCAACAGCTCCCGACAGATCTCCTGAATGTCCCGGTGAACGGGTCTGTCGCGGCTTGGATCATTCGCACCTTCGGGCTGCTGACGATCTTGTCGATCGCGCCTGGCATCCTGATCATGGTGACGAGCTTTCCGCGATTCATCATCGCGTTCTCGATCCTGCGTTCGGGCATGGGCCTGGCGACCACGCCGTCGAACATGATCCTGTTGAGCCTCGCCTTGTTCATGACCTTCTACGTCATGTCGCCTACCTTCGATCAGGCTTGGAAGGATGGCGCGCAGCCGCTGCTTGCCAACCAGATTTCGGAAGCCGATGCGGTTCAGCGCATTGCGGAGCCTTTCCGCACCTTCATGTCCAACAACACACGCGACAAGGACATCAAGCTCTTTGTCGATCTGGCGCAGGAGCGCGGGCAGACGGTGGTGGTCGACAACAAGATCGATTATCGCGTGCTGATCCCGGCCTTCATGATCTCGGAAATCCGCCGTGGTTTTGAAATCGGCTTTCTGGTCGTTCTGCCGTTTTTGGTCATCGACCTGATCGTTTCCACCATCGTCATGGCGATGGGCATGATGATGCTGCCGCCGACGTCGATCTCGCTGCCCTTCAAGATCCTGTTCTTTGTGCTGATCGACGGCTGGAACCTGCTGGTCGGCAGCCTCGTGCGCTCGTTCCACTGATCGCCAGGGCAATTTCAGGAAAAGTGCGAAGTATCCGTCTTAGTCAAGCGTGTTCAGGTGTCCAAAATCGATCCTCTCGGATGAGTGCGTTTGCGAGAATGACGAGCTTTCGCATGATGGCGGTAATGGCGGCCTTGGCGGCTTTTCCGCCGGCGGTGAGTTGCTGGTATTTGCTCTTGAGGGGTGGATTGAAGCGAATGGCGACGAGGGCCGGCATATAGAGGGCGCGGCGAAGCTGGGTCCTGCCGCCTTGAATGAAGCTTTTGCCTTTCCATTGGCCGGACTGTCGCACGACCGGCGCGAGACCGGCCAGGCTGGCGGCCTGTTTGTTGGCCAGTGTTCCAAGTTCCGGCATGTCGGCAATCAGCGCCAGGGCGCAGGTTGCCCCGATACCGGGAATGCTGGTGAGGATGTCGAGACGGCGCTGCAATTGCGGCTCGGCGGCAATCAATCGACGGCTTTCGGCATCGACAGCCTCGATTTGGGCGTCGACCTGCCGCAGCCGTTGCTCGGCCTGGCGCTGCAGCAGGGGGATGGTCACATTCTTCTGCCGATGCAGGAGAGCGTTCCGGTCCTTAACGAGCGCGCGGCGAGCGGCGAGCAGTTCGGCGAGAAGATCAAGCACTTGGCTGCGCATTGGCCGGATGTCCGGGGCCATCAATGTGCCGAACCGGGCCATGACGCGCGCGTCGATGCGGTCCGTCTTGGCCAGCCGGCCACAGGCTTTGGCGAAGGCGCGTAGGCGCTGCGGGTTCACCTTGACGCCGGGCAGGTCCGCCGTTGCCAGCATGCGTTCGAGGCGCCGATGGTAGGCGCCGGTCGCCTCGAAGACAATGCGCTCGGGCGCGTAAGGCAACAGCCAGCGGATCAATGCCCGCAGCCCTTTGGCGTCGTTGGGGAACTGCTTGTCGATGCCGTCCGGCAGGAGATGGACATCGAGGCGATCTTTCGAGATGTCGATACCGAGGGTTCGTGCTATCGTATGAGCCATCTTTTCCGTGTCCCATGCTTGTCATGCGGGCCGTCAAAGCCCGGCTATCCGTTCAGGCCTCAT
It encodes the following:
- the flgG gene encoding flagellar basal-body rod protein FlgG, which gives rise to MRALAIAATGMDAQQTNLEVIANNIANINTTGYKRSRAEFSDLLYQTERAKGIANRPNQAVVPEGANIGLGVQTTAVRNIQIQGELSQTQNDLDVALVGRGWFQIQMPDGTTAYTRAGSFNRSDTGQVVTADGNVLQPGITIPSNASNIVINESGQVSATIGTATTPTVLGQLQIANFVNEAGLQPMGSNLFTQTPASGDPVVSDPNTNGYAYMKQGYLESSNVDPVKEITDLISAQRAYEMNSKVITTADDMAQIVSKDLK
- the flgA gene encoding flagellar basal body P-ring formation chaperone FlgA, producing the protein MKSLAMAWLAAASLSVMFVSAVPAGATGADATSLGTAVVPTETIYPGDIISSGQLEEVEVTNPNLTGDYAKRLHEVTGLVSKRTLLPGRTISVSALREPYAVTRGSNVRLVMNMGSMTITAAGTPLDDGAVGDSVRARNLDSGIIVNGTVLENGTIRVVAK
- a CDS encoding flagellar basal body P-ring protein FlgI, which gives rise to MRRLRHFLAVLLALPSLAVGNPALAMQSRIKDIASLQAGRDNQLIGYGLIVGLQGTGDGLRSSPFTEQSMRAMLQNLGISTQGGQSAAKNTAAVMVTTNLPPFASPGSRIDVTVSSLGDATSLRGGTLIMTSLSGADGQIYAVAQGSVIVSGFQAQGAAASVTEGTTTAGRVPGGAIIERELPSRFKDSVNLVLQLRNPDFSTSIRIADTVNAWATSHFGAPIAEAKDSQEVAIEKPKMADLTRLMADIENLDVQTDTPAKVVINERTGTIVIGADVRVSPVAVSYGTLTVQVSENPQVIQPEPFSNGQTAIQDQTDITATKSGGRVAVLEGPDLKTLVSGLNNIGVKPDGIIAILQGIKSAGALQAELVLQ
- a CDS encoding MotE family protein; its protein translation is MTSIVIAKKMLTSCRVAAVPAMIALLLSAYAAAAQEAPKPVADPASSQDEIKQFCTNIADPARDQRYLLQKQELEKLQADVDQRIATMDKRKAEYEDWLKRRDDFLKTADSGLVDIYKNMKPDAAAASLDQVKVTVAAAIIMKLSPRQSSLILAEMDAQKAAVVTNIISSASDPNTSKSKDPS
- the flgH gene encoding flagellar basal body L-ring protein FlgH translates to MNMRLTATCAVVVFLAGCQSQALNEIGRAPAMSPIGSGLQYAQTPQMLQYPKRPHQVAQGYSLWNDSQAALFKDARALNVGDILTVNISINDKANWDNETNRSRTNKSDMNWNITAKIFGWQPSTNANATSGSDTSTDGKGKMQRSEQITLLVAAVVTGVLENGNLMISGSQEVRMNQEIRILNVAGIVRPQDVTSDNTISYDKIAEARISYGGRGRLTEVQQPPRGQQAVDLLSPL
- a CDS encoding flagellar basal body-associated FliL family protein → MAAAADAPAKGKGSPLVMMILGLVILTILGGGGGWFLGTMVAPKIKTAAAAVQTAPQAPTGQKQATAAAEANGIVQLDPITTNLAYPSQNWIRLEIALMFKGPPDQQLAEAIHQDILAYVRTVSLQQIEGPRGFQYLRDDIQERVDLRSEGRVSKVMFRTFVIE
- the fliP gene encoding flagellar type III secretion system pore protein FliP (The bacterial flagellar biogenesis protein FliP forms a type III secretion system (T3SS)-type pore required for flagellar assembly.), with the protein product MIRLLLALLILVFAAFSPELAMAQQLPQQLPTDLLNVPVNGSVAAWIIRTFGLLTILSIAPGILIMVTSFPRFIIAFSILRSGMGLATTPSNMILLSLALFMTFYVMSPTFDQAWKDGAQPLLANQISEADAVQRIAEPFRTFMSNNTRDKDIKLFVDLAQERGQTVVVDNKIDYRVLIPAFMISEIRRGFEIGFLVVLPFLVIDLIVSTIVMAMGMMMLPPTSISLPFKILFFVLIDGWNLLVGSLVRSFH
- a CDS encoding IS110 family transposase, which produces MAHTIARTLGIDISKDRLDVHLLPDGIDKQFPNDAKGLRALIRWLLPYAPERIVFEATGAYHRRLERMLATADLPGVKVNPQRLRAFAKACGRLAKTDRIDARVMARFGTLMAPDIRPMRSQVLDLLAELLAARRALVKDRNALLHRQKNVTIPLLQRQAEQRLRQVDAQIEAVDAESRRLIAAEPQLQRRLDILTSIPGIGATCALALIADMPELGTLANKQAASLAGLAPVVRQSGQWKGKSFIQGGRTQLRRALYMPALVAIRFNPPLKSKYQQLTAGGKAAKAAITAIMRKLVILANALIREDRFWTPEHA